In Beutenbergia cavernae DSM 12333, the DNA window CGCGGGTTCGGCGCCGTGCGGGTCGAGGTGCGCATCGGCGCCACCACGTGGCGCACGTCCGTGTTCCCGGACGACAAGCGCGGCAGCTACGTGCTGCCCGTGAAGAAGGGCGTCCGGGCCGCCGAGGGGCTCGAGGTCGGTTCCCTGGCCACCGTCCACCTGGCCGTGCTGCCGACCGGCGGGTGAACGCACGGGCCGCGCTGCCCTGAGCGAAATCGGGTTCCCCGCGCGGCACCGGCGCGCCTAACGTGACGTGCGTGTTCACGCCACCGCCGGAGATCCCGGACGAGCGAGCGGCCCGCGCCGTGCGCGTCGGGTGGGATCTCGACGTCGTCGACGTCGCCTACGCCCCCGTCGGGTTCGGCAGCCACCACTGGAACGTGCGCACGCGCGACGGCGGACGCCACTTCCTCACGATGGACGACCTGCGAGCGAAGCGGACGCACGCCGACGAGCCGCTCGCGGAGCCGCGCCGCCGGCTCGTGGCCGCCCTCGTCACCGCGCGGCACCTCCGGGATGCCGGGCTGGAGTTCGTCATCGCGCCCGAGCGCTCCGTGCTGGGCCGCGTGTGCCTGGACGGCGAGGACGAGTTCGTCGCAGCCCTGTACCCGTTCGTCGAGGGCCGCACCCACGCCTACGGCGCCTACCCCGATCCCGCCGCACGGGACGCCGTCGTCCGCCTGCTCGTGAGGCTGCACGGCGTCGGGAGGACGACGGCGCCGCTCGCGCTCCCCGACGACCTGACGATCCCCAGCCGCGCCGGCCTGGAGGGAGCGCTCGCGGGCCACGCCCCGCCGTCGGCACCCGGTCCGTTCACGGATGTCGCCGCCGAGGCGCTCGCCACGCACGCGGCGGCCGTGCTCGACGGGCTCGCCCGGTACGACGCCCTCACTACCCGGCTCGATGCGAGCCGGTTCGTCCTGACCCACGGCGAGCCGCACGCCGCGAACACCATCACGACGGCGTCAGGCCCCGTGCTCATCGACTGGGACACGGCGGCGTTCGCCCCGCCGGAACGCGACCTGTGGTCGCTCGTCGACCAGGACCCGGGCATCGCCGACGACTACGAGGCGCGCACCGGCACGGCCGTGGAACCGGCCGCCGTCGAGCTGTACCGCCTGCGCTGGGACCTCGCCGAGGTGGCGTTGTACACCGCCCAGTTCCGCGCCGCTCACGTGGCGAGCGACGACACGCGCACCGCCTGGGACGGTCTCCAGGAGTCGCTCTCCGTGCTCGCGACCTGACGGTCAGATCGTGCCGGGGAGCTCGGCCGGGTCGACCCGCCCGCGGGCCAGGACGGCGCGGGCCTTGTCGGTCGAGTCCCAGGTGTTCCACAGGAGCACACCGACCACCCGGTCGCCCTCCAGGTAGTACACCACCCCCTCGGGCTGCCCGTCGCCGCCGGGCGGCGTCCGCCAGTCCTCGACGGTCCCGAGCCGCGCGTCGAGTCGCCCCACGGCCTCGAACCCGTCGGCGAAGAGGTCCGAGTAGAACGACGGCGTGAACGTGTACTCCTCGGCCGCGCCGGCGAGGTTGCGACCCGCCTGGCGGCCCATCGTCTGCGCCGCCTCGACGTGCTCCACACGGGTGCGCCCGAGGATCTTGTCGGGATACCGGGCGACGTCCCCGGCCGCGAACACGTCTCGGTCGGACGAGCGCAGGAAGGAATCGACGACGACGCCGCCCCGTTCCGTGCGCAGGCCGGCCGCCTCGGCGAGAGACAGGTCGATCTCGATGCCGAGTCCGAGCACGACGGCGTCCGCCTCGATCGCGTCGCCGTCGGAGGTGGTGAGGACGACGCCGGAGCCGTCGTCGCGGACGCGGCCTGATGCGAGCGTCGTCCCACCACGAACCTCGACCCCGGCGCCGCCGAACGCGGCGTCGAGGTGCGCGGCGAGCGGCGCCGGGTACGTGGCAGCGCCGACGAGCGCCTCGGGAAAGACCATGGTGACGCGGGTGTCGTTCTGCGCCAGGGCCGCCGCGAGCTCCGTGCCGATGAAGCCGCCGCCGACGACGGCGACGTGCCGTCCGTTCCCGGCGAGCTCCCGCAGGCGCTGGTAGTCGCGCACCGTGCGGAACGGGATGACCCGGTCGTGCTCCGGCAGGCCGATCCGGCGCGGTGTGCCGCTCGTCGCGAGCAGCGCCCGGTCGTACCGGTACTCCTCGCCGACGTCGGTGCGTGCGACGTGAGCCGCCGTGTCGAGCTCGACGACCCGTTCCCCCAGGCGCAGCACCGCCCCGGTGTCCTCCGCCGTCCGTAGCCACACGTCGTCGAACGGCGTGCCCGAGTCCAGCCACAGCTTCTTGGTCAGGTACGGCCGCTGGACGGGCGCCGTCGGCTCCGCGCCGACGATCCCGATGGAGACCTCGCCGTCGAGGTCGCGGATCCCCCGCGCGGCGGCGTCCGCCGCCATTCCCCCGCCGATGAGCAGGTACGTGTAGGAGTGCATGCCCCAAGGCTCGCCCCGCTCCGCGCGGTCCGCACGCTCAGGCGGCGCGTGGCTCCGGCTCCGTGCCGGCCTACAGGTCCTCGTACCGCGCCCGAGCCCACTGGAAGACCCCGTACGCCACGAAGCCGACGGCGACGACCGTGAGGAGGACCTGCCCCAACGGCTGGCCGGCGATCGTGCGGAACGCGGCGTCGAGGCCGCCCGCAGCCTCGGGGTCCTCGGTGAGCGCGGCGCGGACCAGCAGGCCGCCCACGACGGCGAGGGCGATCCCGTTCCCGACGTACCCGGCCACGCCCACCCGCTCGACGACGGCCCGGGCGGTGGGCGACATGGCGCCGTCGAGATGGTCGGTGAAGTCGCGCCGGACGCCGCGGACGACCTGGTACACGCCGATCGCGACGACCGCGAGGCCACCGACCGTCACGATCGCTGTGCCTCCGGGGGACGCGAGCACACCGCCGGCCGCCGCCTCACCTCCGCCCGATCCGCCGCCACCGGTCGTCCTGATGGCCAGGATCCCGAACACGACGAACGCGACGGCCTTGCCGGCCGCCCCGATCCGCGACGCGAGGCGCCGTCCGCCGTCCTGGTCGCGGTAGCCCCATGCGGCCTCCGTCAGCTGCCACAGCGCGAGCGCGAAGAGCCCGATCCCCACGACCCACAGCAGGATCGTTCCCCCGGGAGCGTCGGCGATGAGCGCCATCGCGCCGGCCTGATCGCCTTCGGCGGGCGCGCTGCCCCACGCCATCCGGAACGCGATCCAGCCGACCAGCACGAGGACGACGCCGTAGGCGACCAGGCCGACCCGGGCCAGGGCCGTCAGAGCGGGGTGGTCCGCGGCCCGGCGTGCGCCGTCCGACGCACGATCGGCGGCGCTCATGCGGCGCGGCGCTCCCGCACCTGGCGCTGCGCGCGGGCGAGCAGCGCGTCCATCCCGCGCAGCCGCAGCGGTGTGACCGCCTCGTCGAGGCCGAGCGTGTGCGGGAAGTCAGCGGGGATCGCGAGGACCTCCGCGGTGGTCAGCCCGTCGAGCCCTTCCGCGAGGATCGCCGCGAACCCGCGCGACGTCGGCGCACCGGGCGGCGCCGAGGCGAAGAAGCGGACGTGGTCGCCGTCGACCTCCACGAACACGGAGATCGGCGACTGGCACTCCGGCACGGGTTCCAGCAGCTCCGGGTGCTCGGCGTACCGGGCGGGCAGGTCGGGCAGCCCCTGCGAGAACTCGAGCAGCAGCTGCAGGCGGTCCTTGACCCCGAGGGCGAGGAAGTCCTCCTGGATCGCGGCGAGCGATCCGGGCAGGGCCGGGGAGGCCGACAGCGTGGGCTGGGTCATCTCCCCATCCTCCCACCGCACGCGATGGGAGCCGTGCTCAGACGGCGGCAGCTGAGCGCGCGTGCGGCACCGCGCCGGGCTCGGCGCCCTTGACGATCGGCACGCGGACGGCGTTGCCCCACTCGGTCCAGGAACCGTCGTAGTTCCGGACGTCGGCGAGCCCGAGGAGATGGGTGAGGACGAACCAGGTGTGGCTCGAGCGCTCCCCGATGCGACAGTAGGTGATCACGGGGTCGCTGCCGAGCCCGAGCCCGCCGGCGCCGTAGATCGCCTCGAGCTCCTCGCGCGGGCGGAACGTGCCGTCCTCGGCCACCGCACGCGCCCACGGCACGTTGCGCGCCGTCGGGATGTGCCCGCCGCGCAGCGCGCCCTCCTCCGGGTAGTCCGGCATCGAGACGCGCTCGCCGGTGTACTCCTGCGGCGAGCGGATGTCGACGAGCGGGTTGCCGAGGTGCGCGAGCACGTCGTCCCTGAACGCGCGGATCGTGGCGTCGTCGCGCTCCACGGCCGGGTACTCCGCAGCCGTCGGCTCCGGGGCCACGGTGGTGATCGGCCGGCCCTCGGCGATCCACCGGTCCCGGCCGCCGTCGAGCAGGCGGACGTCGGTGTGCCCGAACAGCGAGAACACCCAGAGGGCGTAGGCGGCCCACCAGTTGTTCTTGTCGCCGTAGATGACCACTGTCGTGTCGCGGGAGATGCCCCGCGAGCCGAGCAGCCGGGCGAAGCCCTCGCCGTCGAGATAGTCGCGGATCTCGGGGTCGTTCAGGTCGAGGTGCCAGTCGATCTTCACCGCACCCGGGATGTGCCCGGTCTCGTAGAGGAGCACGTCCTCGTCCGACTCGACGACGACGAGCCCGGCAGCGCCGAGGTGGTCCGCGAGCCACTGGGTGCTCACGAGCCGCTCCGGGTGCGCATACTCGGTGAACTTCGCCGTGGTGGTGTCCGTCTCGACGCTCATCGTGCTCCTCCGCCAGTCCTCGCCCTGCCGTGCCCAGCGTAGGCACCGCTCGGCATCGCGGCGGACGCCGATCCGCCCGTCCACGATCCGAGACGTGGCCGACGCCGTCGGCTCGCTCTAGGCGTGCTCCCGCCACTGGCCGCGCTCGGTGAGCACGCCGCGCAGCACGCTCGGCCGGTCCGTCACGAGGCCGTCGACGCCGAGGTCCAGCAGCCGGTGCATGTCCGCCTCGGCGTTGACGACCCACACGTGCACCTGCATCCCGTGCTCGTGCGCGGCGCGCAGGAACGCCGGCGTGAGGACGTGGAGGCCCCGCCAGTTCTCCGGTACCTGCGCGACGGCGGCGCTCGCCACCGTCCGCAGCGCCAGCCCGCGTGCCGGGCGGGGAAGCCACGACGCGACCCACAGCCGCACGGCGTCGGCCAGTCCCGTCCCGGTCGCGACGCCGTCGCCCAGCCCGGCGCGCAGACGGCGGACGCGGCCGGCGTCGAACGAGGTGACGCACACGCGGTCCCCGGCACCGGCGGCGAGCACCGTGCGCACGAGCGGCCCGACGGCGTCGTCCGACTTGGCGTCGACGTTCACGTGCAGCCGCGGAAAGTCGCGCAGCACGTCCGCCAGCCGGACCAGCCCTTCGCCGCTGGCGTCCCGCAGCGCCGACGCCTCGTCCCAGGTCACCGCCGCGACCGGCCGCGGATCGCCCATGACCCGCTCCAGCGTCGCATCGTGCGCGAGCACGGCCTCGCCGTCGGCAGTGATCCGCACGTCCGTCTCGAGATAGCGCAGGCCGATCTCGAGCATCCGCTCGATCGCGGCGCGGGAGTTCTCCGGTGCCTCGGCGAGGCCGCCGCGGTGCGCGAGGGCGAGCGGCGGAGGCGCGAGGTAGGGCACACGTCATTCTCTGCCAGAACCCGTCGAGCGTGCGTGTCCCACGTTCCGGACGCGCGCGTCCGGAGGCCGGATATTCGCGTGACCCGCGTCACCCGGGCCTGATGTGCTGCTCCGCGTCGGCGCTCGCCGGCATCCCCCATCCACCGGAGGTTGTGTCATGCATCCGCAGACGGTCTACGAGATATCCCGCGAGGTACGCCGAGAGCTGCTCCTCGAGGCCACGGAGCGC includes these proteins:
- a CDS encoding DUF1206 domain-containing protein — translated: MSAADRASDGARRAADHPALTALARVGLVAYGVVLVLVGWIAFRMAWGSAPAEGDQAGAMALIADAPGGTILLWVVGIGLFALALWQLTEAAWGYRDQDGGRRLASRIGAAGKAVAFVVFGILAIRTTGGGGSGGGEAAAGGVLASPGGTAIVTVGGLAVVAIGVYQVVRGVRRDFTDHLDGAMSPTARAVVERVGVAGYVGNGIALAVVGGLLVRAALTEDPEAAGGLDAAFRTIAGQPLGQVLLTVVAVGFVAYGVFQWARARYEDL
- a CDS encoding sulfurtransferase, coding for MSVETDTTTAKFTEYAHPERLVSTQWLADHLGAAGLVVVESDEDVLLYETGHIPGAVKIDWHLDLNDPEIRDYLDGEGFARLLGSRGISRDTTVVIYGDKNNWWAAYALWVFSLFGHTDVRLLDGGRDRWIAEGRPITTVAPEPTAAEYPAVERDDATIRAFRDDVLAHLGNPLVDIRSPQEYTGERVSMPDYPEEGALRGGHIPTARNVPWARAVAEDGTFRPREELEAIYGAGGLGLGSDPVITYCRIGERSSHTWFVLTHLLGLADVRNYDGSWTEWGNAVRVPIVKGAEPGAVPHARSAAAV
- a CDS encoding DUF1905 domain-containing protein; its protein translation is MSAATYTFDAALWWWKPDSSWVFLTVPPEHADEILELTGDSPRGFGAVRVEVRIGATTWRTSVFPDDKRGSYVLPVKKGVRAAEGLEVGSLATVHLAVLPTGG
- a CDS encoding aminoglycoside phosphotransferase family protein, translating into MFTPPPEIPDERAARAVRVGWDLDVVDVAYAPVGFGSHHWNVRTRDGGRHFLTMDDLRAKRTHADEPLAEPRRRLVAALVTARHLRDAGLEFVIAPERSVLGRVCLDGEDEFVAALYPFVEGRTHAYGAYPDPAARDAVVRLLVRLHGVGRTTAPLALPDDLTIPSRAGLEGALAGHAPPSAPGPFTDVAAEALATHAAAVLDGLARYDALTTRLDASRFVLTHGEPHAANTITTASGPVLIDWDTAAFAPPERDLWSLVDQDPGIADDYEARTGTAVEPAAVELYRLRWDLAEVALYTAQFRAAHVASDDTRTAWDGLQESLSVLAT
- a CDS encoding glycerophosphodiester phosphodiesterase family protein; this translates as MPYLAPPPLALAHRGGLAEAPENSRAAIERMLEIGLRYLETDVRITADGEAVLAHDATLERVMGDPRPVAAVTWDEASALRDASGEGLVRLADVLRDFPRLHVNVDAKSDDAVGPLVRTVLAAGAGDRVCVTSFDAGRVRRLRAGLGDGVATGTGLADAVRLWVASWLPRPARGLALRTVASAAVAQVPENWRGLHVLTPAFLRAAHEHGMQVHVWVVNAEADMHRLLDLGVDGLVTDRPSVLRGVLTERGQWREHA
- a CDS encoding NAD(P)/FAD-dependent oxidoreductase; amino-acid sequence: MHSYTYLLIGGGMAADAAARGIRDLDGEVSIGIVGAEPTAPVQRPYLTKKLWLDSGTPFDDVWLRTAEDTGAVLRLGERVVELDTAAHVARTDVGEEYRYDRALLATSGTPRRIGLPEHDRVIPFRTVRDYQRLRELAGNGRHVAVVGGGFIGTELAAALAQNDTRVTMVFPEALVGAATYPAPLAAHLDAAFGGAGVEVRGGTTLASGRVRDDGSGVVLTTSDGDAIEADAVVLGLGIEIDLSLAEAAGLRTERGGVVVDSFLRSSDRDVFAAGDVARYPDKILGRTRVEHVEAAQTMGRQAGRNLAGAAEEYTFTPSFYSDLFADGFEAVGRLDARLGTVEDWRTPPGGDGQPEGVVYYLEGDRVVGVLLWNTWDSTDKARAVLARGRVDPAELPGTI
- a CDS encoding SufE family protein, translating into MTQPTLSASPALPGSLAAIQEDFLALGVKDRLQLLLEFSQGLPDLPARYAEHPELLEPVPECQSPISVFVEVDGDHVRFFASAPPGAPTSRGFAAILAEGLDGLTTAEVLAIPADFPHTLGLDEAVTPLRLRGMDALLARAQRQVRERRAA